In Spirosoma sp. KUDC1026, the sequence CGGCAGCCGGACCGTGGGTGCTTATGAATTGTACATCGCTGGTAGCTACGAGGAGAACACGCTGATGATGGCCGAAGCGAATATGCGCCTGAACAACATCGAGACGGGCCTGAAATCGGTTGATGCCGTTCGTACTTACCAGGGCGCGGGCGTTGCTGCCGTAGCGGGCACCAGCCTGACGCTGGCCAAAGCACTGACCGAGCTGACGCGCGAACGACGGGTATCACTGTTCAGCCGCGGACTTGCCTTCTACGACAGTCGTCGCTGGGGATGGACGTACGACATTGCGAATGGTGGTGGCAGCTACGGTAATACCGTCGTAACGTCAGCCGGTGCGGTCAACAAGAACGTAACGATTAACTACAACTTCCTTGATTACTGGGATGTACCGGCAGATGAAGCAATATTAAATCCTACACCATCCAGCGTAACCACCAAGAACCCAAACTTTTAATAACAACTCATAGATAATAGAATGGTAGAGGGTACTGGCGTTTGCTGGTACCCTCTTTTTATTGTCCTGGTTCTTGGCTGTTCAATTCATTGTCAGTACCTCGTCAGGCGCCGTCTTATCGTCTACCAATACCAACAGCTCAACCATCAACCTATAGTGAACATGTTACGCTACGCTACTTACGCAAAAGCGCAGCAACGTGATGAGAAAACTCCCATCGTGTTGCTGCGCCTGCTGGTATGAGGATAGTCGGAAATTATTCGCCCGACCGCGACGAGGAAAGCTTAGCCGCCGTCGATTTTTCTTTGGCAATCTGTTTTTTCACCGCTTCCCGCTGATCGTCACGCACGGTTGGGTACGTAATTTTCAGTTGTTCCAGGTACGTTTTGTATTTGCCTGGATCGTAGTAGAATGGCTCCAGCTTCGGTTTGAACTCGGCCATGATCTTCTGGTTGAGATAGATAGCAGGCTTCTCTTTCGACGTAATGAGCGGCTCGTACTTGATATCTTTCGTCTGCTCATCTTTGTAATACGCCCAGGCCTCCTTGATGATCTCGGGTTTCATGAGCATGTCCAGCAGCGTCATGGCTTCGGCCTTTGCCCCAGCCACAATTCCTTTGTGCGCGATGGGCGTGGCCATCGAAATCGCGTTGGCCCAGTGGTGACCCGGTAGTCCCGGAATGTTGCTGGGGTAACGTAACACCACCGTTGGCAGCGACCACGAGATGTCGGCAATGTCATCGGAGCCACCGCCCATCGGGGTCATGGCCTGACCACCCATCATCACCACCGGAGCCGACGAGGTAGGCAAGCCAACCGAATCCAGTTTCATGGCCAGCCCTTCGGCTTTGGGCGCCTGTAGCTCCAGCTGCGAGGCCCGGGCCAGCAGTTGGTCGTCATCCGACCAGGTGGGCAGACCCACCTTTTTGATGTTGTCGTACATAGCAGCCGCAATCGGACGATTGGTATGTACCGGCCAGGCCGACCCCAGAATTTCATAGGTGAATTTGGTATCGGTCATCATGGCCGCCCCTTCGGCAATCTTCACGCCCGTCTCGAACAGTTTCTTGATCTTGGGATAGGTTCGCTCGCGGAAGTAGTACCAGACAGCCGCTTTCGACGGCACTACGTTCGGCTGATCGCCCCCGTCCGACACAACGTAGTGCGAGCGCTGGGTTAGTTCGAGATGTTCGCGCCGGAAGTTCCAGCCGATGTTCATCAGCTCGACGGCATCCAGGGCACTACGTCCGCGCCAGGGGGCACCGGCCGCGTGAGCCGCCTGCCCTTCAAAATTGAATTTTACGGATACCAGACCGTTATTCCCGTTGTCGCCCCACGACACGGCCAGGTTGTTACCGACGTGGGTAAAAATGCAGGCGTCCACATCTTTGAAATAGCCATCCCGTACGTAGAACGCTTTGGTGCCGACGAGTTCTTCGGCAACGCCGGGCCAGAGCATCAGCGTACCAGGAATTTTCTCGCGTTCCATCAATTTTTTGACCGCCAGCACCGCCACGATGTTGAGCGCCTGGCCGGAGTTGTGGCCTTCGCCGTGGCCGGGTGCCCCTTCCACAATCGGATCTTTGTAGGCAACACCGGGTTTCTGGCTGGCTTTCGGAATGCAGTCAATGTCCGACCCAACAGCGATCAGCGGTTTGCCTGATCCCCACGTAGCGATCCAGGCCGTCGGAATACCCGAAACTCCTTTCTGTACTGTAAACCCTTCTTTTTCGAGCAGATTCGTCAGATATTTGAATGACTCTTCCTCCTGGAAACCCAGTTCGGAGAAGCTGAACAACATATCGTTGATCTGCTGCGCCTGTACTTTGTTGGCTTCGACGGCGGCCACGGCTTCGGCTTTGAGCTTGTCGAGCCGGCTATCGGTAGACTTAACTTTCTTTGCCTGCCCAAACAACAGCAGTGGCATTATCAATACCCCTCCAAGTAAACTTATTCCATACTTCATACTTGTTGCAAAATTTTATAAGTACAATCAGGCTTTCAACAGGCTAAATATACGGCAAAAAGCATCCATAGACAGATACCCTAAAAAATTTCGAGAGGTCTCCGGAAGCTATTTTGTTTCATGTTCTGCCAGTTGACGCTGGAGACGCGGATTCACTGGCCTATTTTTGTAGCGAGTGCTTCAAGCTGGCGCTCGCTCACCATGACCATCTGGTATCTGACCGACCTAGTCGGCACGAGTGTTTTTGCTATTTCAGGCGCGCTCTCGGCCCTGCGCAAAAAAATGTACCACGATCTGTTCGGTATATTCTTCGTCGCGTTTCTGACGGCCATCGGCGGTGGAACAGTTCGCGATATCATCATGGGAGCGTATCCGATTGCCTGGATTCGCGACCCTAACTACCTGATCGTCATTATTGCCAGCGTTGTCGTGGCCGTCTTCTGCCGGAAGTGGTGGCTGGGTCTGTTGCACCGCCCCCTGCTGCTTTTCGATACGCTGGGGATTGGCATTTACGCTATTCTCGGGATGCAGAAAGCGCTGGCACACGGCGTTAACAACTGGGCGGCTATGCTGCTGGGCATTATCTCAGCGCTCTTCGGTAGGGTTATTCGGGATACTTTGGTCAACGATTTGCCGGTTATTTTCGACCGGCAGCTGTATGCTACGCCCTGCCTGGCCGGCGTCATTGTTTACCAGATTGGCTGGTCGATGCAGATTGATCCCACGCTGAACTTTATCGTTTCGGCTGGCACGATCACCATCTTTCGCCTGCTCGCCATCCGCAACAACTGGTCGCTGCCCCGCATCAATGTGTAGCGGATACCTTATTCGGGAATGTGGTATCCCAGATTGTGCTTGATTTCCTTCAGCACGAACGTACTGTTCAGCACGCCGATGTTCTCGATCTGAGACAGTTTGTACTTCACGAAATCATGGTAATCGCTCAGGCTACCCACGTGGATTTTGAGCAGAAAATCAACCTGACCGGCCATGTGGTAGCATTCCTGTACTTCTTCCAGTTTTTGTACTTCCTCCTCAAACTTGTCGATGAACGCTTTGTCGTGGTAGCGCATAGACACCTGGCAGAACGTCGTGATGGGTTGCCCCAGCATGCCTTTGTCCAGCACCGCTACGTACTGTTTGATGAAGCCAAGACCTTCCAGCCGTTTGATTCGCTCATAAACGGGCGAGAGCGTCAGTCCCAGCTGAGCAGCCAGCTCTTTCGTAGTCAGCTTGGCGTCCTGCTGGAGCAGGCGCAGGAGTTTCTTGTCGGTATCGTCCAGAGCGTCCATAAAATTGCGGAAGGTCGGTAATCGGACAAAGTTAGGCTGGACTTTGGCAAAGCCGATCATTTTACGCACAAAGCATGAATCGGTTAGCCCGACGCAGCGGCTTTACTCGTGATTCGGAAGGCGTTAGCGCAGACCAAGCTATTGCATCAAACGTTCCAGTTCAGCCC encodes:
- a CDS encoding amidohydrolase; amino-acid sequence: MKYGISLLGGVLIMPLLLFGQAKKVKSTDSRLDKLKAEAVAAVEANKVQAQQINDMLFSFSELGFQEEESFKYLTNLLEKEGFTVQKGVSGIPTAWIATWGSGKPLIAVGSDIDCIPKASQKPGVAYKDPIVEGAPGHGEGHNSGQALNIVAVLAVKKLMEREKIPGTLMLWPGVAEELVGTKAFYVRDGYFKDVDACIFTHVGNNLAVSWGDNGNNGLVSVKFNFEGQAAHAAGAPWRGRSALDAVELMNIGWNFRREHLELTQRSHYVVSDGGDQPNVVPSKAAVWYYFRERTYPKIKKLFETGVKIAEGAAMMTDTKFTYEILGSAWPVHTNRPIAAAMYDNIKKVGLPTWSDDDQLLARASQLELQAPKAEGLAMKLDSVGLPTSSAPVVMMGGQAMTPMGGGSDDIADISWSLPTVVLRYPSNIPGLPGHHWANAISMATPIAHKGIVAGAKAEAMTLLDMLMKPEIIKEAWAYYKDEQTKDIKYEPLITSKEKPAIYLNQKIMAEFKPKLEPFYYDPGKYKTYLEQLKITYPTVRDDQREAVKKQIAKEKSTAAKLSSSRSGE
- a CDS encoding Lrp/AsnC family transcriptional regulator, whose product is MIGFAKVQPNFVRLPTFRNFMDALDDTDKKLLRLLQQDAKLTTKELAAQLGLTLSPVYERIKRLEGLGFIKQYVAVLDKGMLGQPITTFCQVSMRYHDKAFIDKFEEEVQKLEEVQECYHMAGQVDFLLKIHVGSLSDYHDFVKYKLSQIENIGVLNSTFVLKEIKHNLGYHIPE
- a CDS encoding trimeric intracellular cation channel family protein — protein: MFCQLTLETRIHWPIFVASASSWRSLTMTIWYLTDLVGTSVFAISGALSALRKKMYHDLFGIFFVAFLTAIGGGTVRDIIMGAYPIAWIRDPNYLIVIIASVVVAVFCRKWWLGLLHRPLLLFDTLGIGIYAILGMQKALAHGVNNWAAMLLGIISALFGRVIRDTLVNDLPVIFDRQLYATPCLAGVIVYQIGWSMQIDPTLNFIVSAGTITIFRLLAIRNNWSLPRINV